The segment AAGATGTCGAACCCCACGGACTTGACCTCCTCGATGTAGCGGTCCACGGCCTGTTTGCCCTGCGTGAGGACGTACTCGATCCATCCTCCCGTCGACACCTGCACGTCATACGAGTGCGCCAGATCGAGGAGCTGGGTGAGGGACTTCTTTGGGATCACGCTGAAGGAGCCCGCGGCGAACTTGAGGGAGTCCACGTAGTCGCCCGCGGTCTCCAAGACATCCTCGAGGTACCGCGGCCCCATGACGGAGTAGTAGGGCCCCCGGATCTCCGTGAGCCCTTTCGTGCGCGGCTTCCCCTGACGATCGTTGCGCTTGACCCAGCCGAACGCCCGCTCCTGCTCCCGCCATGCCTTCGATGATGTCTTGGGACTCATGGGGACCGCCTCTTCCCACGCGTAGGAATCTTCGCGAGGAGCCTGAGCAGGTCGACGACTTGAATGTTCTCCAAATCGGCAAGAGCCTTCGTGATCTGCGTGCGCAACCCGCCCGGGACGAACGGTGCCGCCAAGGCGTGGAACTTCGCTTCCGCGGTCGCCCAGGCCATGGGCCGTGTCACGAAGCCCTCGTAGTCCCGCTTCTCCTTCTCGAGGACGCGGCCCTCCTTCAGGTGGACCGTCAAGCGGCAAGGCATTTCGGCGGGGAAGCGGGCACTGTACTCCGGCTTGGGGCGGACGACGATTTTGCGGTGGAGCTCCTGGATATCCTTCCTCAGGATGCGCTCCGGGGTGTACGCGGAGGGCAGGACGTTCCCGTCCAGGATGGCCGCGGACACGATGTACTGGAGGCTATGATCCGCCTCCTCCTTGGTCCTCACGCCGTACTTGGACCCTTCTTCCCCGCCGCCGATGATGTTGTAGGCCACGTCGAAGATGTCGATGTCGATCCGGTCCACCTGGTCGGCCGTGAACCCCGTTTCTGCTTTCAGCTCGAGGATGCCCTCCGTGGCGGACTGCGAGTGGACCTCCGCGTTGAACCGCTTGAGGATCGTCCTCGTGACGCGTTCGAGGTCCTCACGACTCCAGTCGATCTCGAACTTGCCCGCAATTGCGTCCATGAAGCCCTTGTTCCCCTCGAAAACCTCTGGCGGCCCCGTGATGCCGTGCTTCGCCAGGAACGCCGCGTGGACGCCACAGAACCCCGTGTTCGGGTA is part of the Thermoplasmata archaeon genome and harbors:
- a CDS encoding MmgE/PrpD family protein; this translates as MTMVEELAEFVVGRTFDDLSSAAVAALKVRMLDGLGCALGALEGPPILALREHAADFGGRPLCTTIGGPKTSPDRAALINGALVRYLDFNDSYLAKGETCHPSDNIGAVMAAAEYARGRGRDLLVSLAVAYQVQCRLSDVAPVRAKGFDHTTQGSYAVAAGVSKALRLDPAKTANAIAISGTAFNALRVTRTGTLSNWKGLAYPNTGFCGVHAAFLAKHGITGPPEVFEGNKGFMDAIAGKFEIDWSREDLERVTRTILKRFNAEVHSQSATEGILELKAETGFTADQVDRIDIDIFDVAYNIIGGGEEGSKYGVRTKEEADHSLQYIVSAAILDGNVLPSAYTPERILRKDIQELHRKIVVRPKPEYSARFPAEMPCRLTVHLKEGRVLEKEKRDYEGFVTRPMAWATAEAKFHALAAPFVPGGLRTQITKALADLENIQVVDLLRLLAKIPTRGKRRSP
- a CDS encoding phosphosulfolactate synthase; translated protein: MSPKTSSKAWREQERAFGWVKRNDRQGKPRTKGLTEIRGPYYSVMGPRYLEDVLETAGDYVDSLKFAAGSFSVIPKKSLTQLLDLAHSYDVQVSTGGWIEYVLTQGKQAVDRYIEEVKSVGFDILEISAGFISIPIDDWVALVERVKAEGLKPKPEVGIQWGAGGETSVEELEEAGVGGP